In the Leishmania infantum JPCM5 genome chromosome 2 genome, one interval contains:
- a CDS encoding putative glycosyl transferase, which produces MKRRTGERHPDAAAVRSVSSGGGGEMACVSARVPTTPFLDEAHHHNHGEEREDETEVTCVRAGAGIVFLSATPLAAPSSCLWRRCLRLPSVCPSLLSSLCAARRGWTRLLSSRPVRSVASRSSALASAPPWCASLARAAASRLCMSDGPQAVREDAENHEACGTQAVKGSGRRHRSGQRRRHETRATLLTRLLRRAAFIGASSVALLVLSGMLLDVVVGVTFRVLGSVLSGGGLDQLEELQAPWLDCDCAGEDLIGDVTLADTVSPYVAQTLERRLGVVTVATDAGCSICVPSAVRISAAGELVVVEDDESSSLHVLSRLRPMAPLVRAAQALMAYGYDALADVAAVLYPKLAMMVMWCRHAHGVSVERHRVSQLRQRQNRGVAGGAVAHALTDAPLSPLLPPTSLLGVPDGPWANLSAAVTAVAVPYKSSFLVMANQTEARLACVMRAPLSRLFLHRQALPWMTITAAAHRTQQEWQADPRGREPLLPFPVPPSEEERRRLRDTSRVAPYHLDGDGEAPEITIAVTDQTKAFHSYLCTDVPNVSTADAIYHLDPLRALLLKRTDASAKDRAMAAARCSGCIFHCVHPRLARRHRRRAAPADARGSAEDEVDGGSSAEPSSWDVALEDVDAGHVRVATSSNAAAGATVTVTREDLFTCKVLNPPRDLDTPEPGGHDAQDDTNRALLLSVDVWLSHAGGGAPLFFSNNTGTSPRLHMDNDSSDASVVRLLPLHTAAIYGESLQSFPSYAMRPSYWLQYDAVYLQNKVRRPDRLSRLLAVASRRRGGGAAKPRTEFATWTVTHYYMRDFQLVVYLNQLRRQRLLLMRLQGESANASVSVTAQDAPVALPWAPPPRHGAARPAIATGALARLAFEVLHGADPLLLPMRGENLHVPPLPVSWRPPTSAEWGSGRPQSADDMRLPFSGTTGRIPAIAVAISHCWHGRMWWLSELSRYYPVHNYGRCVIPPPAPLPGDATPTRGIPQRAHLPFPSECAVDALRRHHYSALASMQAAYGRVGGRNSTSSAARPMSHAGRDHELRCVFRKYRYVLAFENTVEDDYVTEKVYNALLSGALPLFIGAMNIADYVPSHGLSVVPVLQMFPILNETAWRMEERRVLDLLEEDEAVSRHVLRTHAAVLRARSAAARCADVTTGMTAKRSDGAIRMAGTVATALEEVAAQTPHAITNHHYLLYPSKETAVPAAPTADNNQLPQAVPHGAGRLGNCTSGSGAAVQPFTSPTGVWPPASALAHLSLPDKETVVTADKNGGANPRRAAPQSPSTDAYCVGHGQREYLRHVHRDVREAAEAAATMSARFLPTTETLRTTLNSSPPPRHDAKDARHRRPPALANASRTPLRRVRYWYDQDWVLTANTAWGFSADVNRTARQRSSAATTGHLPRAVQRFQEAPATTPAQQDFKTLGGMYSQYFYRRSVPPTPAYERELAAAAAPARSQAPPPPPMNGFAQLAAYLRSLDADPTLVEKAGYFDWWRAERMEDYGDAFLGKLYMPHPVCSICAAALEKKEAQARASAAPTITGPHTRREG; this is translated from the coding sequence ATGAAGCGTCGCACAGGCGAGCGACACCCAgatgcggcggctgtgcgcagtgtcagcagcggtggcggcggcgaaatggcgtgtgtgtctgcgcgggTGCCTACCACGCCCTTTCTCGACGAAGCCCACCATCACAACCATGGCGAGGAGCGCGAAGACGAGACGGAGGTGACGTGCGTACGGGCGGGAGCGGGCATTGTGTTTCTTTCTGCCACACCTCTAGCGGCCCCCTCGAGCTGTCTGTGGAGGCGCTGTCTGCGACTCCCCTCCGTGTGTCCATCCTTATTATCGTCActgtgcgcggcgcggcgcggctggaCTCGGCTGCTCTCCTCGCGTCCTGTGCGTAGTGTTGCCTCTCGCTCCTCTGCGCTGGCATCAGCCCCACCATGGTGCGCATCTCTCGCCCGCGCAGCTGCTAGCCGGCTTTGCATGTCTGACGGGCCTCAGGCAGTGAGAGAAGATGCCGAGAATCACGAGGCGTGCGGCACGCAGGCCGTCAAGGGTAGcggccgtcgccaccgcagcggccagcgacgccgccacgagACGCGAGCCACGCTCTTGACGCGGCTCCTGCGTCGTGCTGCCTTCAtcggcgcctcctcggtggcTCTTCTTGTACTCTCTGGGATGCTGCTGGATGTCGTCGTAGGTGTGACTTTTCGGGTTCTGGGGAGCGTCCTCAGTGGCGGGGGCCTCGACCAACTGGAGGAGTTGCAGGCTCCGTGGCTGGACTGCGACTGTGCCGGCGAGGACCTCATCGGCGACGTCACGCTTGCTGATACGGTGTCGCCGTACGTGGCCCAAACGTTggagcgccgcctcggcgttGTTACGGTAGCCACAGATGCAGGCTGCAGCATCTGCGTGCCATCGGCGGTGCGCATCAGCGCTGCCGGGGAGCTGGTCGTGGTCGAAGACGATGAGAGCAGCTCCCTTCACGTTCTCTCCCGTCTTCGACCGATGGCGCCGCTTGTGCGTGCTGCACAAGCGTTGATGGCCTACGGCTACGACGCCCTTGCCGACGTAGCCGCGGTTCTGTACCCCAAGTtggcgatgatggtgatGTGGTGCCGTCACGCGCACGGCGTCTCCGTCGAGCGGCATCGTGTGTCgcagctccggcagcggcagaacCGCGGTgtcgccggtggtgccgtcgcacacgcgctcaccgacgcgccgctgtcgccgctccTACCGCCCACGTCCCTGCTAGGCGTTCCCGACGGCCCCTGGGCAAACCTcagcgcggcggtgacggcggtggcggtacCGTACAAGTCCAGCTTCCTTGTCATGGCAAACCAAACGGAAGCCCGTCTCGCATGCGTCATGCGGGCTCCGCTGAGTCGGCTGTTTCTGCACCGACAGGCGCTTCCGTGGATGACCATCACGGCGGCTGCTCACCGCACACAGCAGGAGTGGCAGGCCGACCCAAGGGGTCGAGAGCCGCTCCTGCCGTTCCCAGTGCCACCCAGCGAGGAGGaacggcggcgtctgcgggACACCTCTCGGGTCGCGCCGTACCacctcgacggcgacgggGAGGCCCCTGAGATCACCATTGCAGTGACGGACCAGACCAAGGCTTTTCACAGCTACCTCTGCACCGACGTCCCCAATGTATCCACAGCGGATGCCATCTACCATCTAGATCCGCTGCGTGCGTTGCTGCTGAAGCGAACGGACGCATCGGCGAAGGATCGGGCGATggccgcggcgcggtgcagcgggtgcaTATTCCACTGCGTTCATCCACGGCTGGCACGCAGGCATCGACGAcgtgctgcaccagcagACGCTCGAGGCTCTGCGGAGGATGAGGTTGATggtggcagcagtgccgaGCCTTCATCGTGGGACGTCGCGCTCGAGGACGTCGATGCTGGGCACGTTCGTGTtgccaccagcagcaacgctgctgctggtgcgacGGTCACGGTGACACGCGAGGACCTGTTCACATGCAAGGTGCTGAACCCGCCACGGGACCTCGACACGCCTGAACCCGGCGGGCACGATGCCCAGGACGACACGAatcgcgcgctgctgctctctgtgGATGTATGGCTGTCCCACGCCGGGGGCGGAGCGCCGCTGTTCTTCTCCAACAATACCGGCACTTCTCCGCGGCTACACATGGacaacgacagcagcgatgcgTCCGTCgttcggctgctgccgctgcacaccGCTGCGATCTATGGGGAGTCGCTGCAGAGCTTCCCCAGCTACGCGATGCGGCCCTCTTACTGGCTCCAGTACGATGCCGTCTACCTACAAAACAAGGTGCGGCGACCAGATCGGCTTTCGAGGCTCTTGGCCGTAGCcagccgtcgccgtggcggcggggcTGCGAAGCCGCGGACCGAGTTTGCCACATGGACCGTGACGCACTACTACATGCGCGACTTCCAGCTCGTCGTCTACCTGAaccagctgcggcgtcaGCGGCTTCTGCTGATGCGGCTGCAGGGAGAGTCGGCAAACGCCTCCGTGTCGGTAACGGCGCAGGACGCGcctgtggcgctgccgtgggCACCGCCTCCGAGGCATGGGGCCGCAAGGCCCGCGATCGCCACtggtgcgctggcgcggcttGCCTTTGAggtgctgcacggcgccgacCCGCTTCTGCTTCCGATGCGCGGCGAGAATCTTCACGTGCCTCCTCTGCCGGTCTCCTGGCGCCCGCCGACGTCGGCGGAGTGGGGCAGCGGCCGACCGCAGAGTGCGGACGATATGCGGCTTCCGTTTTCGGGCACCACCGGACGAATTCCGGCGATCGCGGTCGCCATCAGCCACTGCTGGCACGGCCGCATGTGGTGGCTGTCGGAGCTGTCTCGCTATTATCCGGTGCACAACTACGGCCGATGCGTCATaccgccacctgcgccgttGCCCGGCGacgcgacgccgacgcgcggCATCCCGCAGCGAGCGCATCTCCCCTTTCCATCCGAGTGCGCCGTCGACGCTTTACGTCGGCACCACTACAGCGCACTGGCGTCCATGCAAGCGGCCTACGGGAGAGTCGGTGGCCGCaacagcaccagcagtgcGGCACGTCCCATGTCCCATGCCGGGCGTGATCACGAGCTGCGCTGTGTCTTCCGCAAGTACCGCTACGTCCTCGCCTTTGAGAACACGGTGGAGGACGACTACGTCACGGAGAAGGTTTACAACGCCCTGCTGTCGGGTGCGCTGCCACTTTTCATCGGAGCGATGAACATCGCGGACTACGTGCCGTCGCACGGCCTCTCCGTCGTCCCGGTGCTGCAGATGTTTCCCATCCTGAACGAGACGGCGTGGCGgatggaggagcgccgcgtgctggacctgctcgaggaggacgaggcggtgTCGAGGCACGTCTTGCGCACGcatgcggcggtgctgcgggcgcgctcggcggccgCACGATGCGCGGACGTGACGACAGGAATGACCGCTaagcgcagcgacggcgccattCGGATGGCCGGGACAGTGGCGACGGCTCTGGAGGAGGTcgctgcgcagacgccgcaTGCCATCACGAACCATCACTACCTTCTCTACCCCTCCAAAGAGACCGCCGtaccagcggcgccgacggccgACAACAACCAGTTACCGCAGGCCGTACCGCACGGTGCCGGCCGCTTGGGCAACTGCACTTCAGgctctggcgccgctgtgcagccGTTCACGTCCCCGACCGGGGTGTGGCCGCCTGCGTCGGCGCTAGCGCACCTCTCCCTTCCTGACAAGGAGACGGTCGTTACGGCCGACAAGAACGGCGGTGCTAATCCCCGGCGTGCCGCACCCCAGTCACCATCTACGGACGCTTACTGCGTAGGCCACGGCCAACGGGAGTACTTGCGACATGTGCACAGGGACGTGCgggaggcagcggaggctGCTGCGACGATGTCGGCCAGATTCTTGCCAACGACGGAGACCCTCCGCACGACCCTGAActcatcgccaccgccgcgtcaCGACGCTAAAGATgctcgtcatcgtcgtcctccCGCACTGGCGAATGCGAGCCGAACACCactgcgccgcgtgcgctaCTGGTATGACCAGGACTGGGTGCTGACCGCCAACACTGCGTGGGGCTTCAGCGCAGATGTGAACCGCACCgctcgccagcgcagcagcgccgcgacgacggGGCATCTGCCGCGGGCAGTGCAGAGATTTCAGGAGGCCCCCgccacgacgccggcgcagcaggactTCAAAACACTGGGGGGCATGTATTCACAGTACTTCTACCGCCGTAGCGtcccgccgacgccggcgtaTGAACgtgagctggcggcggcagcggcgccggcaaggagtcaagcaccgccaccgccgccgatgaaCGGCTTTGCGCAGCTTGCAGCGTACCTGCGCTCCCTCGACGCGGATCCGACGCTCGTCGAGAAAGCCGGCTACTTCGACTGGTGGCGTGCGGAGCGCATGGAAGATTACGGTGACGCCTTCCTCGGCAAGTTGTACATGCCGCACCCGGTCTGCTCGatctgcgcggcggcactggAGAAGAAGGAAGCACAGGCGCGGGCTTCAGCGGCGCCTACCATCACTGGCCCGCATACGCGGCGCGAAGGATAG